From a single Adhaeribacter swui genomic region:
- a CDS encoding amino acid permease, protein MASNLFAKKSITKLIQESEGGGSDGHGHSLKRTLTASNLILLGIGAIIGTGIFVLTGSAAAQFAGPGLVISFVVAGIACAFAGLCYAEFASMIPIAGSAYTYGYATLGELIAWIIGWDLILEYMFGAATVAVGWSGYMVSFLRDLNINIAPEWWNAPGISLVQDPKTSAWLQVTDQLTHQYTAQGIDIATLPQATGVFNLVAATAIILITIILVVGIQESAKFNNFIVFIKLFVVIAFVLAGGYYLLRNPEVAAQNWTPFIPDNTGEFGHYGWSGIMRAAGVIFFAYIGFDAVSTAAQEAKNPQRDMPIGILGSLVICTILYILVSGILTGLVDYRQLNVAEPIAIGIEVTGYSVLRDLIKIGAIAGLSSVMLVMLLGQPRIFYSMSRDGLIPPLFGKVHPRFKTPYISSILIGVVCAITAGALPIAQLGEMTSIGTLLAFVIVCGGVWYMRVYEPERARPFRTPWVPLVPILGMLVCFAMMASLNVHTWYRLLGWLAIGLVVYFTYSRKHSKLNKTPIVHSKE, encoded by the coding sequence ATGGCATCAAATTTATTTGCAAAAAAATCGATTACAAAACTAATTCAGGAGTCAGAAGGAGGAGGGAGTGATGGACATGGCCATTCGCTGAAACGTACTTTAACCGCTTCTAACTTAATATTATTAGGTATTGGGGCTATTATTGGTACGGGTATTTTTGTGCTTACGGGCAGCGCCGCCGCCCAGTTTGCCGGACCAGGTTTGGTAATTTCTTTTGTGGTGGCCGGTATTGCCTGCGCGTTTGCCGGCCTTTGTTACGCCGAGTTTGCTTCCATGATCCCGATTGCGGGTTCAGCTTACACGTATGGTTATGCCACCTTAGGGGAATTAATTGCCTGGATAATTGGCTGGGATTTAATACTGGAATATATGTTTGGAGCCGCCACCGTAGCGGTAGGTTGGAGCGGCTACATGGTGAGTTTTTTACGGGATTTAAACATTAACATTGCCCCGGAATGGTGGAATGCGCCTGGTATCTCTTTAGTGCAAGATCCAAAAACCAGTGCCTGGTTGCAGGTTACGGACCAACTAACCCACCAATATACCGCCCAGGGCATTGATATTGCCACCTTGCCGCAGGCTACCGGCGTATTTAATTTAGTAGCTGCCACCGCGATTATTTTAATTACCATTATTCTGGTAGTAGGTATTCAGGAGTCGGCAAAGTTTAACAATTTTATTGTGTTTATTAAACTTTTTGTGGTTATCGCTTTTGTATTGGCGGGCGGCTATTATTTGTTGCGCAACCCCGAGGTAGCTGCGCAAAACTGGACTCCTTTTATCCCGGATAATACCGGCGAATTTGGACATTATGGTTGGAGCGGTATTATGCGGGCCGCCGGGGTTATCTTTTTTGCCTATATTGGTTTTGATGCTGTTAGTACGGCCGCGCAGGAAGCTAAAAATCCGCAGCGTGATATGCCCATTGGTATTCTGGGTTCACTCGTTATTTGTACCATTTTATATATTTTGGTATCGGGTATATTAACCGGTTTAGTAGATTACCGCCAATTAAACGTAGCCGAACCTATTGCGATTGGTATTGAAGTAACTGGTTATTCTGTACTGCGAGATTTGATTAAAATTGGTGCAATTGCCGGTTTAAGCTCGGTAATGTTGGTAATGTTATTGGGGCAGCCCCGCATTTTTTACTCTATGTCACGCGATGGTTTAATTCCGCCTTTGTTTGGTAAAGTGCACCCACGCTTTAAAACCCCTTACATTAGTTCTATTTTAATTGGGGTAGTATGCGCTATTACTGCCGGGGCTTTACCCATTGCACAACTCGGCGAAATGACCTCTATAGGTACTTTACTGGCCTTTGTTATTGTTTGCGGAGGTGTATGGTACATGCGGGTTTATGAACCAGAACGGGCCCGTCCTTTCCGGACGCCCTGGGTGCCTTTAGTGCCAATTTTGGGGATGCTGGTTTGTTTTGCCATGATGGCCAGTTTAAATGTTCATACCTGGTACCGCTTACTTGGTTGGTTGGCCATTGGCTTGGTCGTATATTTTACGTACAGCCGCAAGCATAGTAAGTTAAATAAAACCCCGATTGTACATAGCAAAGAGTAA
- a CDS encoding organic hydroperoxide resistance protein, which produces MKTLYTAEVSATGGRSGHVKSSDGVIDMAVNVPEGLGGKKGSTNPEQLFAAGYAACFQSALLLIAGKKKIRLEPDSTVTAHVSLLQLDNQSYGLGVKLVVDVKGLDHDEALQLVNEAHEVCPYSVGTRGNIDVQLEVV; this is translated from the coding sequence ATGAAAACCTTGTATACAGCCGAAGTATCGGCAACGGGAGGCCGCAGCGGTCATGTAAAATCATCCGATGGTGTTATTGATATGGCGGTGAATGTGCCGGAAGGCTTAGGCGGTAAAAAAGGCAGCACCAACCCCGAACAACTTTTTGCTGCGGGTTACGCCGCATGTTTTCAAAGCGCCTTGTTATTGATTGCCGGAAAAAAGAAAATCAGGTTAGAACCAGATTCTACGGTAACGGCACACGTAAGCTTGCTGCAACTTGATAACCAAAGTTACGGCTTAGGAGTAAAGCTGGTAGTAGATGTAAAAGGCTTAGACCACGACGAGGCACTACAATTGGTAAACGAAGCACACGAAGTTTGCCCGTATTCGGTAGGTACGCGCGGAAATATAGACGTGCAATTGGAAGTAGTGTAG